One genomic window of Myxococcales bacterium includes the following:
- a CDS encoding polysaccharide biosynthesis tyrosine autokinase, which yields MEQDEQETPGRERRAEGQAAARMLRAVLKAWPFLVAAALLGAGVAMAVSKAISPVYEAVTTIEFDPQAVRPLTADKSTGLQSNMLVDTAEYYNTQNLIMSSDKVLAMVVRDLNLTTDPEFLKGPASKPVTTEDAVLMLRPRVKVDPLLGSHMVALRVQDSSPRMARKLSEAVARAYIRQNLEKSSVATAEAVVWLGGQLDHYKIELEANENQLHDFKSRNQLPSSTLDEVSKMIRIEMADYQQALTRTRTRRQELAARVAELRKVDSDNPDRVPASEFLTNSYLTQLRNAFQTASRERRELVAEGRGENHPSVKKADEKISAARKDLHEEVRNIQGAIERDLAVVQRQEGGEATLYEGSRKKAVELNLKELEYRRLDRTRSENEKVYTLLLEQMKRADLVRMMNVNNVRMVDPAQEPMLPLRPNVPVNVGVGAVAALMLAVVFALVRERLDNSVKGADDVENELHATFLGLLPTGSAAAKEGRRPRRGADEQPPELTVHYEPLSGVAEAARALRTNLLFMNPDHPYRVMLVTSAVPAEGKTTVACSIAIALAQGGQRVCIIDCDLRRPRLHRIFDRAGDAGLTNALVGDATLDEIALPTLVPNLSSIPAGPIPPNPADMLHSERFKNLLAELAGRFDRIVIDSPPLAAVTDSAIIAKLVDGTVFVVRAFRTSVSMSQLGLRALTDVDANVIGCVLNAVDYRKASSHYYQYYAYRNEGYRADEPLKGGESVAPSPN from the coding sequence ATGGAACAGGACGAGCAGGAGACTCCGGGACGCGAGCGCAGGGCCGAAGGCCAGGCCGCGGCGCGCATGCTTCGCGCCGTGCTGAAGGCGTGGCCCTTCCTCGTCGCCGCGGCGCTCTTGGGGGCCGGCGTCGCGATGGCGGTGTCGAAGGCGATTTCGCCAGTCTACGAGGCGGTTACGACCATCGAGTTCGACCCGCAAGCCGTTCGGCCGCTGACGGCGGACAAGTCGACCGGCCTCCAGAGCAACATGCTCGTGGACACCGCGGAGTACTACAACACTCAGAACCTCATCATGTCGAGCGACAAGGTCCTCGCCATGGTGGTCCGCGACCTCAATCTCACGACCGATCCGGAGTTCCTCAAAGGGCCGGCGAGCAAGCCGGTCACCACGGAGGACGCCGTCCTGATGCTGCGGCCTCGGGTCAAGGTGGACCCGCTCCTCGGCAGCCACATGGTGGCGCTCCGCGTGCAGGACTCGAGCCCGCGTATGGCGCGGAAGCTCTCGGAGGCCGTCGCGCGCGCCTACATCCGTCAGAACCTGGAGAAGTCGTCGGTCGCGACGGCCGAGGCCGTCGTGTGGCTTGGCGGGCAGCTAGACCACTACAAAATCGAGCTCGAGGCCAACGAGAACCAGCTCCACGACTTCAAGAGCCGCAACCAGCTGCCCAGCTCGACCCTCGACGAGGTGAGCAAGATGATCCGCATAGAAATGGCGGACTATCAGCAGGCGCTCACGCGCACGCGTACGCGTCGCCAGGAGCTCGCGGCCCGCGTCGCCGAGCTCCGCAAGGTCGACTCCGACAACCCCGATCGCGTGCCGGCCTCTGAGTTCCTGACGAACTCCTACCTCACCCAGCTGCGAAACGCCTTCCAGACAGCGTCGCGCGAGCGCCGCGAGCTCGTCGCCGAGGGGAGGGGCGAGAACCACCCCTCGGTGAAGAAGGCCGACGAGAAGATCTCCGCGGCGCGCAAGGACCTGCACGAGGAAGTTCGCAACATCCAGGGCGCGATCGAGCGCGATCTCGCGGTGGTCCAGCGCCAAGAGGGCGGCGAAGCCACACTGTACGAGGGCAGCCGCAAGAAGGCCGTCGAGCTCAACCTGAAGGAGCTCGAATACCGGCGCCTCGACCGCACGCGGTCGGAGAACGAGAAGGTCTACACGCTGCTCCTCGAGCAAATGAAGCGGGCCGACCTCGTTCGGATGATGAACGTGAACAACGTGCGCATGGTCGACCCCGCGCAGGAGCCGATGCTGCCCCTGCGGCCGAACGTGCCGGTCAACGTCGGCGTCGGAGCCGTCGCGGCGCTCATGCTCGCGGTCGTCTTCGCCCTCGTGCGAGAGCGCCTCGACAACTCGGTGAAGGGCGCCGACGACGTCGAAAACGAGCTGCACGCGACCTTCCTCGGTCTGCTCCCCACCGGGAGCGCCGCGGCCAAGGAAGGACGCCGCCCCCGTCGCGGCGCCGACGAGCAGCCGCCCGAGCTGACGGTCCACTACGAGCCGCTCTCGGGCGTGGCCGAGGCCGCGCGCGCCCTGCGCACGAACCTGCTCTTCATGAACCCCGATCACCCCTATCGGGTGATGCTCGTCACGAGCGCCGTCCCGGCCGAGGGCAAGACCACCGTCGCGTGCAGCATCGCGATCGCGCTCGCCCAGGGCGGCCAGCGAGTCTGCATCATCGACTGTGACCTCCGACGCCCCCGCCTGCACCGCATCTTCGACCGCGCGGGCGACGCCGGCCTCACGAACGCTCTCGTGGGCGATGCCACCCTCGACGAGATCGCGTTGCCGACCCTCGTGCCCAACCTCTCTTCCATTCCGGCGGGGCCCATTCCCCCGAACCCGGCCGACATGCTCCACTCCGAGCGCTTCAAGAACCTGCTCGCGGAGCTCGCGGGTCGCTTCGACCGCATCGTGATCGACAGCCCGCCGCTCGCCGCGGTCACCGACTCTGCGATCATCGCGAAGCTCGTCGACGGCACTGTGTTCGTGGTGCGCGCGTTCCGCACCTCGGTCTCCATGAGCCAGCTCGGACTGCGCGCCCTCACCGACGTCGACGCCAACGTGATCGGGTGTGTGCTGAACGCGGTCGACTACCGAAAGGCGTCGAGCCACTACTACCAGTACTACGCCTACCGAAACGAAGGCTATCGCGCGGACGAGCCGCTGAAGGGCGGCGAGTCGGTCGCTCCCTCCCCCAACTGA